Proteins encoded in a region of the Natator depressus isolate rNatDep1 chromosome 23, rNatDep2.hap1, whole genome shotgun sequence genome:
- the LOC141976356 gene encoding histone H3: MARTKQTARKSTGGKAPRKQLATKAARKSAPATGGVKKPHRYRPGTVALREIRRYQKSTELLIRKLPFQRLVREIAQDFKTDLRFQSSAVMALQEASEAYLVGLFEDTNLCAIHAKRVTIMPKDIQLARRIRGERA; encoded by the coding sequence ATGGCCCGTACCAAGCAGACGGCTCGTAAATCCACCGGTGGCAAAGCGCCCCGCAAGCAGCTCGCCACTAAAGCTGCCCGGAAAAGCGCCCCCGCCACGGGCGGGGTGAAGAAGCCTCATCGCTACCGCCCCGGCACCGTGGCCCTGCGGGAAATCCGCCGCTACCAGAAATCCACCGAGCTGCTGATCCGCAAGCTgcccttccagcgcctggtgcgGGAGATCGCCCAGGACTTCAAGACGGACCTGCGCTTCCAGAGCTCGGCCGTCATGGCCTTGCAGGAGGCGAGCGAGGCTTATCTGGTGGGGCTCTTCGAGGACACCAACCTGTGCGCCATCCACGCCAAGCGAGTCACCATCATGCCCAAGGACATCCAGCTGGCGCGCCGCATCCGCGGGGAGAGAGCCTAG
- the LOC141976306 gene encoding histone H2A type 2-C-like — MSGRGKQGGKARAKAKSRSSRAGLQFPVGRVHRLLRKGNYAERVGAGAPVYMAAVLEYLTAEILELAGNAARDNKKTRIIPRHLQLAIRNDEELNKLLGKVTIAQGGVLPNIQAVLLPKKTESHKAKGK, encoded by the coding sequence ATGTCTGGCCGTGGAAAGCAGGGAGGCAAAGCTCGGGCTAAGGCTAAGTCTCGCTCTTCTCGGGCCGGGCTGCAGTTCCCCGTGGGCCGCGTACACCGACTTTTGCGCAAGGGGAACTATGCGGAGCGTGTGGGCGCGGGCGCTCCCGTTTACATGGCCGCGGTGCTGGAGTATCTGACTGCTGAAATTTTGGAGCTGGCTGGCAACGCCGCCCGGGACAACAAGAAAACCCGCATCATCCCCCGCCACTTGCAGCTGGCTATCCGCAACGACGAGGAGCTGAACAAGCTGCTGGGCAAAGTCACCATCGCCCAGGGTGGAGTCCTGCCCAACATCCAGGCGGTGCTGCTGCCCAAGAAAACCGAGAGCCACAAAGCCAAGGGCAAGTGA
- the LOC141976336 gene encoding histone H2B 8-like → MPDPAKSAPAPKKGSKKAVTKTQKKGDKKRRKTRKESYSIYVYKVLKQVHPDTGISSKAMGIMNSFVNDIFERIAGEASRLAHYNKRSTITSREIQTAVRLLLPGELAKHAVSEGTKAVTKYTSSK, encoded by the coding sequence ATGCCTGATCCAGCCAAGTCTGCTCCTGCGCCCAAGAAGGGCTCCAAGAAAGCGGTGACCAAGACCCAGAAAAAAGGGGACAAGAAGCGGCGCAAGACCAGGAAGGAGAGTTACTCCATCTATGTCTACAAGGTGCTGAAGCAGGTTCACCCCGACACCGGCATCTCCTCCAAGGCCATGGGCATCATGAATTCCTTCGTCAACGACATCTTCGAGCGCATTGCTGGGGAGGCGTCCCGCCTGGCGCATTATAACAAGCGCTCCACCATCACCTCCCGGGAGATCCAGACCGCCGTGCGCCTGCTGCTGCCCGGGGAGCTGGCCAAACACGCCGTGTCTGAGGGCACTAAGGCTGTGACCAAGTACACCAGCTCCAAGTAA